CTGGGCGGCTGGCGGGCTCCTTACCCGATCAGCACCTTCTGGGAGGGCGCGAACCAGGGCTGGTGGCCGATGCTCTGGTTCGTCCTCAAGGTCCAACTGCTGCTGTTCTTCTTCATCTGGCTGCGCGGCACCCTGCCCCGGGTCCGCTACGACCAGCTGATGAAGCTCGGCTGGAAGGTCCTCATCCCGGTCTCCGTGGTCTGGCTGATGCTCGTCGCCACCGTCCGCGCCCTGCGCAACGAGGGCTACGACTTCTCCCGGATCGTGCTGTACGTCGGAGCGGCCGTGATCGCGATCCTGCTGATCTCGTTCGTCGTCGACATGTTCCGCGACCGCAGGAGCCGGGCCGAGGAGGAAGCGGCCGGACCGGAGCCCGCCTTCGACCCGATGGCGGGCGGGTTCCCGGTGCCTCCGCTGCCCGGACAGACCCTGCCGCCGGTGCCCAGGCGCACACCACGACGGGAGCGCGAGCTCGTTGTCAGTGGTGGACCGGATACTCAGAGTGACGGAAACGCGAGTGACGGAAAGGAGGCCGGCGGTGTCTGAGAAACCAGAGCTCACGGGCTCATCGGGATCCGCTGGGTCCTCGGGCCGGGCAGGGGAGCCGGGGAAGCCGGGGGAGAAGTTCCAGAACCCGGTGGCCGGCTTCGGCGTGACCTTCAAGGCCATGTTCAAGAAGCGGCTCACCGAGCAGTACCCCGAGACGCCGAAGGTGACGGCGCCCCGCTTCCACGGCCGCCACCAGCTCAACCGCCACCCGGACGGCCTGGAGAAGTGCGTCGGCTGCGAGCTGTGCGCCTGGGCCTGTCCGGCCGACGCGATCTACGTGGAGGGCGCGGACAACACCGAGGAGGAGCGCTACTCCCCGGGAGAGCGCTACGGCCGCGTCTACCAGATCAACTACGCGCGCTGCATCCTGTGCGGACTCTGCATCGAGGCCTGCCCCACCCGGGCGCTGACGATGACGAACGAGTTCGAGTTGGCCAACACCACCCGCGAGAGCCTCATCTACACCAAGGACGAGCTGCTCGCGGGCCTGGAGGAAGGCATGGTCGACAGCCCGCACGCGATCTTCCCCGGCATGGACGAGCAGGACTACTACCGGGGAGTGGTCACCGAGGCCGCCCCCGGCACGGTCCGTCAGACGGCCGTGTCCAAGGGCGAGGGCGACAAGCCCGACGAGGACCCCATCGAGTCCACGCGTGCCGCCGACGCCCGGCAGGACAAGGGGGTGGGGGCGTGAACGCGCTGGCCGCAGCCACCACCACCTCGACCGGCGAGGCCGTCCAGTTCTGGATCCTGGGCACCGTCGCCGTGATCGGCGCGCTCTCCACGGTCCTGCTGAAGAGGGCCGTGCACAGCGCGCTCTCGCTCGCCGGCACCATGATCGTCCTGGCGGTCTTCTACCTCGCCAACGGGGCGTATTTCCTCGGCATCGTCCAGATCGTCGTCTACACCGGCGCGATCATGATGCTGTTCCTCTTCGTCGTCATGCTCGTCGGCGTCACCGCCGCCGACTCCCTCAAGGAGACCCTCAAGGGCCAGCGCTGGCTGGCCCTCGGGTGCTCCCTCGGGTTCGGCATCCTGCTGATCGCGGGCATCGGCAACGCCTCGCTGTCCACGTTCAACGGACTCGGCGCCGCCAACGCCGCGCACGGCGGCAACGTCGAGGGGCTCGCCAACCTCATCTTCACCAAGTACGTCTTCGCCTTCGAGATCACCGGCGCCCTGCTGATCACCGCGACGGTCGGCGCGATGGTGCTCACGCACCGCGAGCGCACCGAACGGGCCAAGACCCAGCGGGAGATGTCCGAGGAGCGCGTGCGCGGCAAGCACCTCCCGCCGCTCCCCGCACCCGGCGTCTACGCCCGGCACAACGCGGTGGACATCCCGGGCCTGCTCCCCGACGGCACGCCGTCCGAGCTGACCGTCATGCAGACGCTGCGGCAGCGCGGCCAGATCCGTGACGTCTCGCAGCAGTCCCTCGCCGATCTCAAGGCCCTGGAGCAGCGCTCCGGGGAGCGGCTCGGCCGCGAGGACGCGGACGCCGCGGCGCGCGAAGCCCGTCCCTCGTCCGCGGCGGAGAATTCGGAGGCCGCCAAGTGAACCCGGTCAACTACCTCTATCTCGCGGCCCTGCTGTTCGCGATCGGCGCCACCGGGGTGCTGGTCCGGCGGAACGCGATCGTGGTGTTCATGTGCGTCGAGCTGATGCTCAACGCCTGCAACCTGGCGCTCGTCACCTTCTCCCGGATGCACGGCAACCTCGACGGGCAGATCGTCGCGTTCTTCACGATGGTCGTCGCCGCCGCGGAAGTCGTCGTCGGGCTCGCGATCATCGTGTCGTTGTTCCGCTCCCGCCACTCGGCCTCGGTCGACGACGCCAGCCTGATGAAGCTGTAAGGGGTCGGAAACGTGGAGAACCTGATTGCGCTGCTCGTCGCGGCGCCCCTGCTCGGAGCGGCGGTCCTGCTCTGCGGCGGACGCCGGCTGGACAAGACCGGCCACTGGCTCGGCACCCTGCTCGCCGGCGCCTCGTTCGTCGTCGGCCTGATCCTGTTCACCGACATGCTGGGGAAGGACGCCGAGGACCGGGCCCTGCACCAGCACCTGTTCAGCTGGATTCCGGTGGAGGGCTTCCAGGCCGACATCGCCTTCCAGCTCGACCAGTTGTCGATGACGTTCGTCCTGCTCATCACCGGTGTGGGCACCCTGATCCACATCTACTCCATCGGCTACATGGAGCACGACGAGCGCAGGCGCCGCTTCTTCGGCTATCTCAACCTGTTCCTCGCGGCGATGCTCATCCTGGTCATCGCCGACAACTACCTCCTGCTGTACGTCGGGTGGGAGGGCGTCGGTCTGGCGTCGTTCCTGCTCATCGGCTTCTGGCAGCACAAGCCCACCGCGGCCACCGCCGCGAAGAAGGCCTTCCTGGTCAACCGGGTCGGCGACATGGGCCTGTCGATCGCCATCATGCTGATGTTCACCACCTTCGGCACCTTCGCCTTCGGGCCGGTGCTGGACTCGGCGGACGAGACGAGCCAGGGCAAGCTGACCGCCATCGGGCTGATGCTGCTGCTGGCCGCCTGCGGCAAGTCGGCCCAGGTGCCGCTGCAGTCCTGGCTCGGCGACGCGATGGAGGGCCCGACCCCGGTCTCCGCCCTCATCCACGCCGCGACCATGGTCACCGCCGGCGTCTATCTGATCGTCCGCTCCGGCGCGATCTTCAACGCCGCCCCGGACGCGCAGCTGGTCGTCGTCATCGTCGGCGCGGTCACGCTGATCTTCGGTGCGATCGTCGGTTGCGCGAAGGACGACATCAAGAAGGCGCTCGCCGGCTCCACGATGTCGCAGATCGGCTACATGATCCTGGCCGCGGGCCTCGGCCCCATCGGCTACATCTTCGCGATCATGCACCTGGTGACGCACGGCTTCTTCAAGGCCGGTCTCTTCCTCGGCGCGGGCTCCGTCATGCACGGCATGAACGACGAGGTCGACATGCGCAAGTACGGCGGCCTGCGGAAGTACATGCCGGTCACCTTCGTCACCTTCGGCCTCGGCTATCTGGCCATCATCGGCTTCCCCGGCCTGTCCGGCTTCTTCTCCAAGGACAAGATCATCGAGGCGGCCTTCGCCAAGGGCGGCACCGAGGGCTGGATCCTCGGCTCCGTGGCCCTGCTGGGCGCCGCGATCACCGCGTTCTACATGACGCGCGTGATGCTGATGACCTTCTTCGGCGAGAAGCGCTGGCAGCCGGACGAGGAAGGCCACGAGCCGCACCCGCACGAGTCCCCGAAGTCGATGACGATCCCGATGATCGTGCTGGCCTTCGGCTCGGTCTTCGCCGGCGGGTTCTTCGCGGTCGGCGACCGGTTCGTCAACTGGCTGGAGCCCGTCACCGGTTACGACCACGGGCACTCCCCGCTGAGCGCGGCCACGGTCACCGGAGCCACCGTGGTGGCCCTGGTCGTCGGCGTCGGCATCGCCTGGGCGATGTACGGCCGCAAGCCGGTTCCGCTGGTCGCCCCGCGCGGCTCGGTCCTCACCCGGGCCGCCCGCCGCGATCTCCTCCAGGACGACTTCAACCACGTGGTCCTGGTCCGCGGCGGCGAGCACCTCACCCGCTCGCTGGTCTACGTGGACCACTCCCTGGTCGACGGCGTCGTCAACGGCACGGCCGCCTCGGTCGGCGGGCTCTCCGGCCGGCTGCGCAAGCTGCAGAACGGCTACGCCCGCACCTACGCGGTCTCGATGTTCGGCGGTACGGCGGTCGTCATCGCCGCGACCCTGCTGATGAGGGCGGTCTGATCACATGTCCTTTCCCCTCCTGACCGCGACGGCGGCGCTCCCGGCGATCGGCGCCATCGCCACCGCCGCCGTCCCCGCCGCGCGGCGCACCGCGGCCAAATGGCTCGCGCTGCTCTTCTCGCTCGGCACGCTCGTCCTGGCGGCGGTCGTCTTCCTCCGCTTCGAGCCGGGCGGCGACCGCTACCAGCTCACCGAGTCCCGGGCCTGGATCGCCGACTTCGGCGTCCGCTACGAACTGGGCGTGGACGGCATCGGGGTGGCGCTCCTCGGCCTCACCGCGCTGCTGATCCCGTTCGTCATCGTGGCCGGCTGGAACGACGCCGACCCCCTGGAGACGAAGTCCTCGCGCTGGCGTCCGACACAGGGCTTCTTCGCCCTGATCCTCATGGTCGAGGCCATGGTGATCCTGTCGTTCACCGCGACCGACGTCTTCCTCTTCTACATCCTGTTCGAAGCCATGCTCATCCCGATGTACTTTCTCATCGGCGGCTTCGGCGACCGCGCCCACGCGGGCACCGACGAGAACGCCGCGACCCAGCGGTCGTACGCGGCGGTCAAGTTCCTCCTCTACAACCTGGCCGGCGGCCTGATCATGCTGGCCGCCGTCATCGGGCTGTACGTGGTCGCGGGCAGCTTCTCGCTCTCCGAGATCGCCGAGGCCCGCGCCAACGGCTCCCTGGAGATGGCGACCAGCACCGAGCGGTGGCTGTTCCTCGGGTTCTTCTTCGCCTTCGCGGTGAAGGCCCCGCTGTGGCCGCTGCACACCTGGCTGCCCAACGCGATGGGCGAGGCCACCGCCCCGGTCGCCGTGCTGATCACCGCGATCGTCGACAAGGTCGGCACCTTCGCGATGCTCCGCTTCTGCCTCGGGCTCTTCCCGGAGGCCAGCAAGTGGGCGACGCCGGTGGTCATCACGCTGGCGCTCGTCTCCATCGTCTACGGGGCGCTGCTCGCGGTCGGCCAGCGCGACATCAAGAGGCTCATCGCCTACGCCTCGATCTCGCACTTCGGCTTCATCGTCCTGGGCATCTTCGCGATGACCAGCCAGGGCCAGTCGGGCGCCACGCTCTACATGGTCAACCACGGGATCTCGACGGCCGCGCTGCTGCTGGTCGCCGGATTCCTCATCACCCGGCGCGGATCACGGCTCATCGCGGACTACGGCGGGGTGCAGAAGGTCGCCCCCGTGCTGGCCGGGACGTTCCTCATCGGCGGGCTCGCCACCCTGTCGCTGCCCGGACTCGCCCCGTTCGTCAGTGAGTTCCTGGTCCTCGTCGGCACGTTCAGCGCGTATCCGGTGGCCGGCATCATCGCCACCTCCGGCATCGTGCTCGCCGCGCTCTACGTCCTGGTCCTCTACCAGCGCACGATGACCGGCCCGGTGCGGGAATCGGTCCGGTCCATGCCGGACCTCCGGGCCCGGGAGCTGGCGGTCGCGCTTCCGCTGATCGCCGTGCTGATCTTCCTGGGCGTCTTCCCGAAGCCGCTCACCGAGGTCGTCAACCCGGCGGTGGAGCACACCATGTCCGACGTACAGAAGAAGGACCCCCAGCCCGAGGTGGAGGCCGCCAAGTGAGCGCAACAGCTGTCCACAGTCTGTGGACGACGGCGAGCGGGGTGACATCGGCGGCACCGGGCAACTCGTTCACGGCGCCGAAGATCGAGTACACCCAGCTGCTGCCGGTCCTGATCATCGTGGTCGCCGCCGTCCTGGGCATCCTGGTGGAGGCCTTCGTGCCGCGCCGGGCCCGCTACCACGCCCAGCTCCTCCTGACCGTGGTGGCGGTCGCCGGCTCGTTCGCCGCGATCGTCGGCCTCGCGGCCGGCGGATACGGCACCACGGACGCCGGGATCGTGGCCATGGGCGCCATCGCGATCGACGGCCCCACCCTGTTCCTCCAGGGCACCATTCTCCTGGTCGCCATGGTGGCGGTGTTCACCTTCGCCGAGCGCCGGCTCGACCCGAGCAGCAACGGCAACCGGGTCGACTCGTTCGCCGCGCAGGCCGGTTCCGTGCCGGGCGGCGAGGGCGAGAAGGCCGCGGTGCGGGCCGGGTTCACCACCACCGAGGTCTTCCCGCTCCTGCTCTTCTCGGTGGCGGGGCTGCTGGTCTTCCCGGCCGCCAACGACCTGCTGACCCTCTTCATCGCGCTGGAAGTCTTCTCGCTCCCGCTCTACCTCCTGTGCGCCGTCGCCCGCCGCAAGCGGCTGATGTCGCAGGAGGCGGCCGTGAAGTACTTCCTGCTCGGAGCGTTCTCCTCGGCGTTCCTGCTCTTCGGGATCGCCCTCCTCTACGGCTACGCGGGCTCCCTCGGGTACGCGGAGATCGCCAACGTCGTCGACGGCTCGGTCCTGGAGATCGACCCGGCCCTCGCCGACACCATGGGCAACGACGCACTGCTGCTCATCGGCGGCGCGATGATCCTGACCGGCCTGCTCTTCAAGGTCGGCGCGGTCCCGTTCCACATGTGGACCCCGGACGTCTACCAGGGCGCCCCGACCCCGGTGACCGGCTTCATGGCCGCCGCGACGAAGGTCGCCGCGTTCGGCGCGCTGCTGCGCCTGCTGTACGTGGCGCTCCCGGGCCTCGCCTGGGACCTGCGGCCGGTCATGTGGGCGGTGGCCATCGTCACGATGCTGGGCGGCGCGATCGTCGCGATCACCCAGACCGACATCAAGCGACTGCTGGCCTACTCCTCGATCGCACACGCGGGCTTCATCCTCGCGGGTGTCATCGCGGCCAGCCCGGAGGGCATCTCCTCGGTCCTCTTCTACCTGCTGGCCTACTCCTTCGTGACGGTCGGCGCGTTCGCCGTCGTCACCCTGGTGCGGGACGCGGGCGGCGAGGCCACCCACCTGTCGAAGTGGGCCGGGCTCGGCCGCCGCTCGCCGCTGGTCGCCGCGGTCTTCGCGGTGTTCCTGCTGGCCTTCGCGGGCATCCCGCTGACCTCAGGGTTCTCCGGGAAGTTCGCGGTGTTCAAGGCGGCCGCCGAGGGCGGGGCCGGCGCGCTGGTCGTCGTCGGTGTGCTCTCCTCGGCCGTCGCGGCGTTCTTCTACATCCGCGTGATCGTCCTGATGTTCTTCAGCGAGCCGAAGGCGGACGGCCCCACGGTCGCCGTCCCGTCCCCGCTGACCATGACGACGATCGCGGTCGGCGTCGCCGTCACCCTGGTGCTGGGCCTGGCCCCGCAGTACTTCCTGGACCTGGCGAGCCAGGCGGGAGTGTTCGTGCGGTAGCCCGCGCGGTACGCGGTTCAGCAGCGCCGGACGGTCGGATATCCACAGACCGTCCGGCGTTGTCGTTGCCT
The nucleotide sequence above comes from Streptomyces sp. NBC_01116. Encoded proteins:
- the nuoN gene encoding NADH-quinone oxidoreductase subunit NuoN, with the translated sequence MSATAVHSLWTTASGVTSAAPGNSFTAPKIEYTQLLPVLIIVVAAVLGILVEAFVPRRARYHAQLLLTVVAVAGSFAAIVGLAAGGYGTTDAGIVAMGAIAIDGPTLFLQGTILLVAMVAVFTFAERRLDPSSNGNRVDSFAAQAGSVPGGEGEKAAVRAGFTTTEVFPLLLFSVAGLLVFPAANDLLTLFIALEVFSLPLYLLCAVARRKRLMSQEAAVKYFLLGAFSSAFLLFGIALLYGYAGSLGYAEIANVVDGSVLEIDPALADTMGNDALLLIGGAMILTGLLFKVGAVPFHMWTPDVYQGAPTPVTGFMAAATKVAAFGALLRLLYVALPGLAWDLRPVMWAVAIVTMLGGAIVAITQTDIKRLLAYSSIAHAGFILAGVIAASPEGISSVLFYLLAYSFVTVGAFAVVTLVRDAGGEATHLSKWAGLGRRSPLVAAVFAVFLLAFAGIPLTSGFSGKFAVFKAAAEGGAGALVVVGVLSSAVAAFFYIRVIVLMFFSEPKADGPTVAVPSPLTMTTIAVGVAVTLVLGLAPQYFLDLASQAGVFVR
- the nuoK gene encoding NADH-quinone oxidoreductase subunit NuoK, producing the protein MNPVNYLYLAALLFAIGATGVLVRRNAIVVFMCVELMLNACNLALVTFSRMHGNLDGQIVAFFTMVVAAAEVVVGLAIIVSLFRSRHSASVDDASLMKL
- the nuoL gene encoding NADH-quinone oxidoreductase subunit L, which codes for MENLIALLVAAPLLGAAVLLCGGRRLDKTGHWLGTLLAGASFVVGLILFTDMLGKDAEDRALHQHLFSWIPVEGFQADIAFQLDQLSMTFVLLITGVGTLIHIYSIGYMEHDERRRRFFGYLNLFLAAMLILVIADNYLLLYVGWEGVGLASFLLIGFWQHKPTAATAAKKAFLVNRVGDMGLSIAIMLMFTTFGTFAFGPVLDSADETSQGKLTAIGLMLLLAACGKSAQVPLQSWLGDAMEGPTPVSALIHAATMVTAGVYLIVRSGAIFNAAPDAQLVVVIVGAVTLIFGAIVGCAKDDIKKALAGSTMSQIGYMILAAGLGPIGYIFAIMHLVTHGFFKAGLFLGAGSVMHGMNDEVDMRKYGGLRKYMPVTFVTFGLGYLAIIGFPGLSGFFSKDKIIEAAFAKGGTEGWILGSVALLGAAITAFYMTRVMLMTFFGEKRWQPDEEGHEPHPHESPKSMTIPMIVLAFGSVFAGGFFAVGDRFVNWLEPVTGYDHGHSPLSAATVTGATVVALVVGVGIAWAMYGRKPVPLVAPRGSVLTRAARRDLLQDDFNHVVLVRGGEHLTRSLVYVDHSLVDGVVNGTAASVGGLSGRLRKLQNGYARTYAVSMFGGTAVVIAATLLMRAV
- the nuoI gene encoding NADH-quinone oxidoreductase subunit NuoI, with amino-acid sequence MSEKPELTGSSGSAGSSGRAGEPGKPGEKFQNPVAGFGVTFKAMFKKRLTEQYPETPKVTAPRFHGRHQLNRHPDGLEKCVGCELCAWACPADAIYVEGADNTEEERYSPGERYGRVYQINYARCILCGLCIEACPTRALTMTNEFELANTTRESLIYTKDELLAGLEEGMVDSPHAIFPGMDEQDYYRGVVTEAAPGTVRQTAVSKGEGDKPDEDPIESTRAADARQDKGVGA
- a CDS encoding NADH-quinone oxidoreductase subunit M; amino-acid sequence: MSFPLLTATAALPAIGAIATAAVPAARRTAAKWLALLFSLGTLVLAAVVFLRFEPGGDRYQLTESRAWIADFGVRYELGVDGIGVALLGLTALLIPFVIVAGWNDADPLETKSSRWRPTQGFFALILMVEAMVILSFTATDVFLFYILFEAMLIPMYFLIGGFGDRAHAGTDENAATQRSYAAVKFLLYNLAGGLIMLAAVIGLYVVAGSFSLSEIAEARANGSLEMATSTERWLFLGFFFAFAVKAPLWPLHTWLPNAMGEATAPVAVLITAIVDKVGTFAMLRFCLGLFPEASKWATPVVITLALVSIVYGALLAVGQRDIKRLIAYASISHFGFIVLGIFAMTSQGQSGATLYMVNHGISTAALLLVAGFLITRRGSRLIADYGGVQKVAPVLAGTFLIGGLATLSLPGLAPFVSEFLVLVGTFSAYPVAGIIATSGIVLAALYVLVLYQRTMTGPVRESVRSMPDLRARELAVALPLIAVLIFLGVFPKPLTEVVNPAVEHTMSDVQKKDPQPEVEAAK
- a CDS encoding NADH-quinone oxidoreductase subunit J, coding for MNALAAATTTSTGEAVQFWILGTVAVIGALSTVLLKRAVHSALSLAGTMIVLAVFYLANGAYFLGIVQIVVYTGAIMMLFLFVVMLVGVTAADSLKETLKGQRWLALGCSLGFGILLIAGIGNASLSTFNGLGAANAAHGGNVEGLANLIFTKYVFAFEITGALLITATVGAMVLTHRERTERAKTQREMSEERVRGKHLPPLPAPGVYARHNAVDIPGLLPDGTPSELTVMQTLRQRGQIRDVSQQSLADLKALEQRSGERLGREDADAAAREARPSSAAENSEAAK